Part of the Etheostoma spectabile isolate EspeVRDwgs_2016 chromosome 21, UIUC_Espe_1.0, whole genome shotgun sequence genome is shown below.
ATGACTTCTATAAAAAACTATTGCACAAACTACTTTCTCAAGCACGGTACaatcctttgtttttttacttaaagAACCATAGCGATAATAACTGAGAAAACTCATACACACTTGAACCAAACACTCCAAGCAGAACATGGATCTTGATTCTGTAATCCCAGGTGGACCATTATGTTTGGAAAATAGTAACCCATGTTTATTCTACTCCTGACTTCCTGTCTCATCCTGCGTTCTCTCCCCAGGACTTCATGTATGTGACGCCCACACCCATCCAGGCGGCCAGGGCAGGCAACAGCCTTCACGCATTCTTCCTATACCGCCGCAAACTCAACAAAGAAGAGCTTAAACCTGTGAGTTAACCCACCTGCCAACCCAGCTAACCCACGGAGGCGTTTATTATTTATGTCTCTTTGCTATGGCAACAAATTTGTTAATCAAAGTTCTCAAAATGATGAGACAAATTTCTTTGTGGAACCCGAAAATATTATGTACTGGTAAATGATTACAATAGAAACTGTGTGAGTGACATCTATTCtatgctgtttgtgtgtcttgaCTGTTTATGGTATGGTAGCGTGTGCAGCTctcctttttaatgtttatgtaaAGACACTTCCCTCATGTTCTCATACCATGCTCATCTCTCACCCTTTCCACCTCCTTCGCTCGCTTGATTTCTCTTTATTTACTACCCTCGTTTCGactctcttaaaaaaaaaaaaacctctcttGACTCTCTCTGACTCTACGTTCCCTCCACTGCTCTCCTCTGTCCTTGCCTCCGTTCTCTCCTCTCCATTTCCCAGAGCCGTATACCAGGCACTGTCATTCCTCTGTGTTCAGCTCAGTGTGAGAGGCTATTCAACAGCACACGCATTCCTGGAGAGGAGACGGGTAAAGAGACTGACATGCAAACGCACATAGACACATGCTGTGGCAACGTGAATATTCACTCAGTGCTGAATATTATATTGTCTAAACATTAGCAGGTAGCTTCAGCAAGTGagaaatgctaacacactgctgcttCAGAGATTATGAGGCAAACTGCAGGGGTCTGAGCTGTCTGGAGTTTAAGCGTGGGATAGAAAAACGTGTGAAAgactgttaatgtgtgtgtgtgtatggtctcAAGAAACAAAGGCGCCGTGATTCACTGAGTcataatacagtatgtctgcTGTACAGGCTGTCCTGTCATCTCTCATCTGTCTCCCCTTGCCTTCTGGTCTCATCGCAGGTCTGTCTGGGTTTCTGGAACGGGTCTGTCTTCAACTaatgtctctttttcttctgcccacacattttttttcctcatctttTTGTTCCTTCCTTCCCTGGTTCTCTTTCTACTTCTATCCACTTTTTTATCGTCCTTTAtgtattctctctttctctcccccactATCTTTTTGCACTGTTCCCATCCTTTATCCTGCTCAGTTATTGTTGAGGTCTGCAGTTCCTTGCTGTTCCTATCAATTTGAGAGGATGTTTGACACTTGTCGAATCCCTGGAACGCTAACAGGTAGTATTAATACTTTTACACAACTGGCTCAATCCTAGTTTTagatcttaaaaaaacatgttttacgGTGTataattaaaactttaaaatgaagATATAGCCCTGTCTCGTATATAGTAAATGTTCCTTGTTCATTATGTTAATGAGCCAATATCTGTATAGTCCCCCTATTAATCATTTCAAATtagaaacaacaataaaaaaaaacacccttgtTTTCCTTTACTCAGGCATGCCTCCTTCAGCACtgtctttcttcattttttcatttaagtCGGCCTTAAGGTATCCCTTTTAGCTTTATCTGAACTATATAGAAAACTATATAGTTTGGACAATATCATATATCCACAGCAAAACTGAAAGAAGACTCAGAGAGAAAGTTGCATTTACAAATATGTCTGCTACTTCAGCACCATAGACAGCGCCATGGATTTATCAACACCCGGTAAGGCTACTGATATTTCAGAGCCATGGTCGGGGCTATAGATTCTAACTTTCACAAACAACCACCCCTCTGCTCTGGTGCTCTCTATTACTAGGGGATGGAGAGGGATGGCAggcattttggtcattttgctAACAAGGGGGGTTGCATCCTGCCTCAAATCACCTACTGACTAAATGAATGCATCGCTAAAGATGAATGACATTAATGTGAGAACAACCCTTGCCAGTAGGACAGACACAATGCAGAGGTTTTGAATAAACGTAAGCACACGGCACATACATTCCTAAATTAAGTGCATCATCtctgatgttttttgtgtgttttctttgactcaattcactaaatatttacttttttttttctttaacgtGCAAAGACACCGTGCAACATTGGCAGGACAGTGACTACATAGCGGTATACCACAGGGGTCGCTACTTTCGTCTTAGGGTGTACCAGGCAGGCAGACTCCTGTCGCCCAGGGAGATTGAATTCCAAATTCAGAGGATCCTCGATGACCCTTCACCTCCTTCCAAAGGAGAGGCCAAACTGGGGGCCTTGACCGCTGGAGACAGGTCAGTTTGACAAAGCACCAGTGTTTAAATCACAAGGACAGTACATCCTTAATGTATTAGAGCCCGATATTGATttcagggggaggggggggggattcacCGACTTTTAAAATGGCGCACaatattgtgtatttttaatttaaaattaaaaaagactttttctatgCAAAAATACTCAGAAGGCTGCTTCCTTACACAAATAACTatattaaataatattgaacattatacattatgcaTCAATTTTTTTACAATCCAATTCTAGAACTAACtacagagaaaataaagaataaaaatgaaataaatagctAAATAAACATCAGTATTTTGTGTTCAGTATCAGTCAACTGCTGACCATTTAAATAAAGAACTAGGCAATGACACAATTTCTAAATCACCCCAAGCCTTGATTTCTGCATTATATGTTCTGCAGAAAAGGATTTCTTATCGCCACCATATACTCCAATACAATGGATACCGATATGTCTGTGATAGGCCAATATTGGCCACCAAAACTTGGCTCTAATTGTAATGTCATCATTTTTCTCTTAAATGTTTCTCAGAATTCCATGGGCTAAAGCCAGGGTGAAGTATTTCAGCAGTGGGGTCAATAAACGCTCCCTGGACTGCATAGAGAAAGCGTCCTTCTTTGTGTCCCTGGATGATGATGAAGACGGCGTGACGGCAGATGACCCGGCCAGTCTAGATTCCTACGCCAAATCCTTGTTGCATGGGAAATGTTACGACAGGTCATTTTTACATCTAATTGATCACCGTCTCGTGAACATGTAATAAGTTGTAACTAGTTTTTTAATGTTAGGTTGTTCAATCTTTATCTTGGTTGGCATGCAGGTGGTTTGACAAGTCCTTCACAATCATTTACTTCAAGAATGGAAAAATGGGTATCAATGCAGAGCACTCGTGGGCTGATGCACCGGTGGTATCACACTTATGGCAGGTAAGGAATCTGAAAGAAAAGTAGGCTCCACACTGTCATCTGGTCCTGAGAGGCAATCGCctaaaattgttgtttgtttccaGCACGCCTTGTCCACTGACTGTTTCCAGCTCGGTTACAATGCAGAGGGTCACTGCAAAGGAGAAGTGGATTCATCACTACCACGACCACAGAAGCTGAACTGGGAAATCCCTCCAGAAGTTAGTCATCCATTCACACATTTCCCTTGATTCCTTTTCTCCTTTAGCTAAAGAACACAGGTTTTCAAGTCAGCAGCAACTTCTACTGGCTTTTTATACATGCATTAAAAGAGTGTGTTTTGAAATGAGGCATGTATTGTAAACATAATTCATATTAGGCTCATTATAAGGTCAAAATGTCTCATATTTAGATATGTATAACTGTAAATAGGTACTGTAGCATGCAAACATCttattttgttcatttcatCTTTCAAAGTGAGAGTTGACATAGTTACAAACCCACGTTATATAATAAGAAAAACAGCTGCTCAAATTATCGTAATAAAGCTGATGTTTGACATTATGTTGAATTTTGACATAACATTTTCAAGGATGTATTATAATGTTCTAGAGAAACACTGtattgttaaataaatgttttattttaaatattagttTTCTTGGCAAGAGTCAGataagaagatcaataccaaCCTAATGTCTGACTACTTATGAAGGCAAAGCCAGTGTGTGggtagcctagcttagcattaagactggTTAGCCAGTCAGCACGAGGGACAGGACTAACGTGATGATAAAAGCTGACTCGTTATTTGGAACAATATGAAAGCATGGCTCATTCTTTTCAAACCACAGCACAATGGTTATATGTATCTCAGTCCTGTTATGTTAGCTGTCTGGATGTGTCTGTCCCAGTGTGAGGAGCAGATCTCCCAGTCTCTAGCAGTGGCCCAGGCCCTGGCTGACGATGTGGACTTGCACGTTTTTTCCTTCCAAGACTTTGGCAAAGGAAAGGTCAAGAAGTGTCGAGTCAGTCCAGATGCCTTCATTCAGATGGCTCTTCAGTTGGCCTACTACAGGGTAAGCCTCCCTTCTGAAGTAGCATGTCTTTGTGTGCGCACCACACTACATTAACTGTGGACATTGCATTTGGCACTGTCAATGTTATCTGTtgcatgtgatttttttttttaaacttcaggACCAGGGGAGATTCTGTTTGACTTACGAAGCCTCCATGACGCGTCTGTTCAGGGAGGGCAGGACAGAGACTGTTCGCTCCTGTAGCAATGAGAGCAGTGCCTTCATCCGGGCGCTGGAGGGTGGAGAGGTGAGACCATGGAAACTGTCTCTTCATTTCCAAAGtacagtaaagtaaagtaaagtacagCTTAAGGAACGTTTGGTGGATAACGTAAtaggaaattaaaagaaaatgactaaaggtgaataaatattttttttataagcaTTGCAAATTATTATGTTTATTGCATTTTTCTCATGCATAAATCATGCAGTGTCTATCATTAATATGTGCAATGCCAATCAGTCATGTTGCTCATGCCATTCACCCCCAGGCAGCAGATGTGTGCAGGCGTTTGTTCCACGAAGCGGCAGAAAAGCACCAGCATTTATACCGCTTGGCTATGACTGGAGCTGGCATCGACAGACACCTGTTTTGCCTCTATGTGATGTCCAAATACCTCGGAGTGGAGTCTCCTTTCTTGAAAGAGGTTCATTTTCCTTTGTGATTTTTAGTCAGACGTCAGTCTGTCCGGTTCAGTATGAGTATTTATCTCTTTAGCAGAGCCAAAACCGCAGCAACTTCAGCAAAATGATGCCACGGCTTCTTGTGGGTATTTCAGGTGCAGTCTGAGCCGTGGCGGCTGTCCACCAGTCAGTCACCAATGCACGTGGAGATGTTTGACCTCGTCAATCACCCAGAGTACGTCAGCTGTGGAGGGGGCTTTGGACCGGTCAGTGCTTCATTCACAAAGTCATTCAACTGTTATGTCAACAGTTATGGCAAAACTCGAAGCCAGAAATAAACTTCCATTTTGCCATTGTAGTGTGTATTTTTACTAACTCAAGCTGCTCATTTTCAAAGCCACATTTACAATTTTTCCTCGCAGGACACAGGGGTTGCTGGTCTACCGCTGCCTCGAATCCCTTGGTTTGTGTTAATGTGCGactttttgtgttatttgaGGGTTAGGaactaacaaacaaactaacagaTTGAAGCAGTGTGAACCAGCAACTCTCCTGTTCTGCGatgtaaaattactgtttttgtcaaggaagtctggtggctttgaagagagtGATATAACGGCTTCAGTTTGTAAAGGGCTatctgacagcaaggtaaaaATGGTGAAAGTATAACGAATGTAGCATACActtaaactgatttttttaGGTGTCCACAGCCGTAATTTGCTTTGCTTCTGTGTCGGGACGGCTGTTCCTGCCGCCATCTACTGTTGACTAAAATCTAACATCTACTGTTGACTAACATCTAACATCTGCTGACTAACATCTACTGTTGACTACCCTCACttccaaaaatcaaaactatccttttttttttttttaagattattttttgggcattttaggcctttaattaataggacagttgaagacatgaaaggggagagagagggggagcgacatgcagcaaagggccgcaggccagattcgaacccgggccggctgcgtcgaggagtaaacctctatacatgggcacccgctctaccaactgagctatctgggtgccccaAACTATTCTTTTAGAAATAACCATTCCATGCTTTTTTCAGTCTTGACACTGTAAAAGTACAAGcacatatttttaatattggTCTTTAAATAATACCTGAACAAACAACGTAGGTCCTTCTTTTTGAAAGTGGCTCTGGGTTCTGATTCTCATTAAGCAGCCATGAGTA
Proteins encoded:
- the LOC116671246 gene encoding carnitine O-palmitoyltransferase 1, liver isoform isoform X2, with the translated sequence MAEAHQAVAFQFTVTREGIDLQLSHQALTEIYLSGVRSWKKRIIGLKNSVITGVYPASPSSWLFVVIAILATMYTRSDPSMGLIAKIQEHLPVSQSMSTQFQTLVSAVLFSTMLWLLLIFTMRMCLKKLLSYHRWMFEKHGKMSNTTKVWVALVRIFSGRKPLLYSYQGSLPNLPVPAIKDTVKRHLESVRPLMDDRQYEHMTKLAAEFESSLGNRLQWYLKLKALWSTNYVSDWWEEYVYLRGRGPIMVNSNYFGMDFMYVTPTPIQAARAGNSLHAFFLYRRKLNKEELKPLLLRSAVPCCSYQFERMFDTCRIPGTLTDTVQHWQDSDYIAVYHRGRYFRLRVYQAGRLLSPREIEFQIQRILDDPSPPSKGEAKLGALTAGDRIPWAKARVKYFSSGVNKRSLDCIEKASFFVSLDDDEDGVTADDPASLDSYAKSLLHGKCYDRWFDKSFTIIYFKNGKMGINAEHSWADAPVVSHLWQHALSTDCFQLGYNAEGHCKGEVDSSLPRPQKLNWEIPPECEEQISQSLAVAQALADDVDLHVFSFQDFGKGKVKKCRVSPDAFIQMALQLAYYRDQGRFCLTYEASMTRLFREGRTETVRSCSNESSAFIRALEGGEAADVCRRLFHEAAEKHQHLYRLAMTGAGIDRHLFCLYVMSKYLGVESPFLKEVQSEPWRLSTSQSPMHVEMFDLVNHPEYVSCGGGFGPVADDGYGVSYSVLGENILCFNIACKISCKDTSAHEFGAQIRKALRDLLQLLIPNQTEFKTEEKRPEVKKDL
- the LOC116671246 gene encoding carnitine O-palmitoyltransferase 1, liver isoform isoform X1; its protein translation is MAEAHQAVAFQFTVTREGIDLQLSHQALTEIYLSGVRSWKKRIIGLKNSVITGVYPASPSSWLFVVIAILATMYTRSDPSMGLIAKIQEHLPVSQSMSTQFQTLVSAVLFSTMLWLLLIFTMRMCLKKLLSYHRWMFEKHGKMSNTTKVWVALVRIFSGRKPLLYSYQGSLPNLPVPAIKDTVKRHLESVRPLMDDRQYEHMTKLAAEFESSLGNRLQWYLKLKALWSTNYVSDWWEEYVYLRGRGPIMVNSNYFGMDFMYVTPTPIQAARAGNSLHAFFLYRRKLNKEELKPSRIPGTVIPLCSAQCERLFNSTRIPGEETDTVQHWQDSDYIAVYHRGRYFRLRVYQAGRLLSPREIEFQIQRILDDPSPPSKGEAKLGALTAGDRIPWAKARVKYFSSGVNKRSLDCIEKASFFVSLDDDEDGVTADDPASLDSYAKSLLHGKCYDRWFDKSFTIIYFKNGKMGINAEHSWADAPVVSHLWQHALSTDCFQLGYNAEGHCKGEVDSSLPRPQKLNWEIPPECEEQISQSLAVAQALADDVDLHVFSFQDFGKGKVKKCRVSPDAFIQMALQLAYYRDQGRFCLTYEASMTRLFREGRTETVRSCSNESSAFIRALEGGEAADVCRRLFHEAAEKHQHLYRLAMTGAGIDRHLFCLYVMSKYLGVESPFLKEVQSEPWRLSTSQSPMHVEMFDLVNHPEYVSCGGGFGPVADDGYGVSYSVLGENILCFNIACKISCKDTSAHEFGAQIRKALRDLLQLLIPNQTEFKTEEKRPEVKKDL